TCCCTGTGGTTGTTGTGCTGGGAGGAGCCGCCGCGCTGCGGGGCCGCTTTGTGCGTGTGGCTCCGTGCGGGGACGGCCCGGTAACCCCGGCTGGAGCCGCGCCGTGCCGAGCTGACGGGGGACGCTGTGCCGGGGGGGGACAGCGCGGCTGGAAGCCCTTGAGACTTCGGGCACGAGCGTTCGGAACGGCGCAGCTTGTTCCGTGTCCCCCTTGTGATCGGGCCGGTTTGTGAGCTCCGGGAAAGGTGAGTTCCTGTGCCCGGCGCTCTGTGGGGAGGCgcagcagttctgcttcctCTACTGACAGGTGCCGGTGCTGGTTTGATTCTGGGGGTGGTTCTGTGGGTCACCCGACCGCGGGGTTTCATCGCAGCTTTTTGACCACTGAGCTCTTAAAACTGATTcactcttccctcccccccctttttttttctccttttacatCGTTCCTAGTGTCCTCTTGGAGGAATATGATGTTGCTGCTCCACTGACTTGCTAGAAATATTGGCTTATCCGTGCCTCTGCCTGTGGTGCCTGACCTTTCTCAATGTAAtccagcagaggaagaaaagtagCCAAGCTGCAGAGAATTTTCAGCAAGCAAAGCAGGATGGATGGGAAGAAGTGGTACCAAGTCACAAATGACGTGGCTTCAGCAGAGTTCAAGCCTCTTTAAAGAGTTCTGTCATCCAGGAGGCTGAAAAACACTCCAATAAACAAAAATGGAAGGAGCCAACAGTCCAAACGTGCGACTTCAGCAAATCCCACTGGCTACAGCGGTGGTTTCTGTGCAGCCACACACAGACGCCTTTTCTTATAAGGTCAGAGTCTTACTCCAGACTACTCTTAGGAGGCCATAACTTATCTGTACAAAAAATAGTAGGTAAATGTTATATCTCCATATTTACGTTGTTTTTACAGGAGAACTTGATTGGTGCATTACTAGCTATTTTTGGGCATCTTGTTATCAGTATTGCACTCAACCTTCAGGTGAGTATCATGAAACAAATATTGGTCCTGCCTTAAACGTCCCGTATTAAAAAGTGTCATACATGCCACAGCTTCtatgcttttattctcttttctagAAATACAGTCATATCCGGTTGGCAGGTTCCAAAGATCCCCGAGCCTATTTCAAAACCAAGACATGGTGGTGTGGACTTTTTCTGCTGGTTCTGGGAGAGCTGGGAGTGTTTTCTTCTTATGCCTTTGCTCCTCTTTCGCTGATTGTGCCTCTCAGTGCAGTGTCTGTTATAGGTAAGTGGAAAGAAATGACTGACATGCAAATCTGAATGCATTCCAGTGCGAGGCTGCTGATTGCTGGATCAATACATAGATcatcctgtttctctttttttccttctcgtCGTTACAGCTAGTGCAATCATAggaattatatttattaaagaaaagtgGAAGCCCAAAGAATTTTTGAGTAAGTACTGCggttccttttcatttttctcctctattCACAAGCTGTCCTATGCACAGCATGACCTCTTAAGAGTCAGAGATGGCAAGCCTGGGTCCCTGGCACTGCAGTAGCTTAGGCAGAACTGAATCAGCCACGTTTCATGCATACATGtatttgcagagctggagcattCATTCTTCCACTTTCTGGAAAATGGGCTGTAGCCCCAGGCATGATAAACCCCAAATGCAGATCTTGTGACTCCAGTTACTTTAGCACATGCTACTTGGtatgagtttttgttttttgtcagaTCATGGTGCACTTGTTGCCTGAGGTGTCTTAGTTCTAATAATTTGAAAGTAGGGCATGAAGGGCAGAGGAATGAGTCATTTGGAGGACTATGCGTGATGTCATGCCCACATGTGAGATACTAATCCCATACATCCATACTAGCACActaactgttttttttttttttgtttttttttttttcctttggttgcCGAAGGGCGATATGTTTTGTCCTTTGTAGGCTGTGGTTTGGCAATTGTTGGAACATATCTGCTGATTACATTTGGACCTAATAGTCATGAGAAGATGACAGGAGAAAATATCACTAGGCATTTAGTGAGCTGGCCATTTCTGTTGTATATGGTAAGATGGCCCATAAAATATGGGATTGTTTTCTGCCACGTTCCTCGTTGAGAGTTTTTCAAGCGTTTTTGTCATGATCACTAGCAGCATTTCTTTATACTTGCTAATGGACTTATATCAACTTCTGCCAGTGTGAGTATCACGGTGCATGTGGAACTTGTAACCATACTGTTCTCTCTCTGAATTATTCTGTTAGaattttaagtatatttaatggaaaagttttaaaatagctttcagCCTCTGGAGGTAGTATTGATGGCAGCTGAGAGCAACTGTCCCAGAGCTGCCCAGATTTTTTGCTTGATCTGTGCTTTTCCTGGGCAGACTTTTCTCTTGAGCTATCAGTGTCTTActaaaaatattgtaaaatcTGTTTAACAGAGATAAGTTTGGCTTAATAGTTAAATATGGGCTGCAGGGATCGCTTACAGAGCCTCATTGTAGGAAACAGGCTGAGATTTGTGATGTTAGTATTTGACTGGGATTAAACTTGGTCTGTAATTGTGTGGGatcctcattttccttttatttgtccTGTTTTCTGACTCTACTGTCTGACTCATTCAGAATTCTGCTTACTGCCAATGCCATAAACTCCACATCTAATGGTCTCTCTTCTTTTGTAGCTTGTGGAGATCATCATATTCTGCCTCCTACTATATTtttacaaggagaaaaatgcaaactACATTGTAATTATTCTCCTGTTGGTAGCTTTGCTGGGTAAGTTGATATGAATTCTTGTTTTGCAGACTTCCTTAGTCTTATGAAGCATGCCAGTTTgtcatcagaaatgaaaacttttgtCCTCCCGTCATATGATTGCATAATAATGTTTAAACACTTAAGACAAGTGGTGGATGCTGCCAGGCCTGTTGACAAGAAAACTGTAATATTGAAAGGTTGTGATTTACTGAAGGTCACAGTGGTCAGATTGGTGGGAATACAACTGACATTTAGAGATAAAATGCCTTCCATGCACGTAAAGGGTTTGAATATTTATGTATCTTGACTTTGTTTTTAGCTGCTTGTCACGTATAGAGTGAATGTGCAGTGTTCTTGTCCTGTTGAGCATGACAAGcttcagctgtattttcataaacatttgcAGGTTCCATGACTGTTGTGACAGTGAAGGCTGTGGCAGGCATGATTGTTGTCTCAATACAAGGAAACCTCCAACTCAACTACCCAATATTTTATATCATGTTGGTGTGCATGATTGCTACAGCAGTATTTCAAGCAACGTAAGACAGTCTCTCTCTTCTATAACT
The genomic region above belongs to Coturnix japonica isolate 7356 chromosome 23, Coturnix japonica 2.1, whole genome shotgun sequence and contains:
- the NIPAL3 gene encoding NIPA-like protein 3, coding for MEGANSPNVRLQQIPLATAVVSVQPHTDAFSYKENLIGALLAIFGHLVISIALNLQKYSHIRLAGSKDPRAYFKTKTWWCGLFLLVLGELGVFSSYAFAPLSLIVPLSAVSVIASAIIGIIFIKEKWKPKEFLRRYVLSFVGCGLAIVGTYLLITFGPNSHEKMTGENITRHLVSWPFLLYMLVEIIIFCLLLYFYKEKNANYIVIILLLVALLGSMTVVTVKAVAGMIVVSIQGNLQLNYPIFYIMLVCMIATAVFQATFLAQASQLYDSSQIASIGYILSTTVAITAGATFYLDFTGEDVLHICMFALGCLIAFLGVFLITRNRKKSVPFEPYISMDAMPGMQNMHDKGIAVQPDLKASFSYGALENNDNMPEIYTPATLPIVQEQHGSRGVSAPPYRVLEHSKKE